In the Triticum aestivum cultivar Chinese Spring chromosome 2B, IWGSC CS RefSeq v2.1, whole genome shotgun sequence genome, GGATAGGCCGAATTTTGTAATTCACAAATCCTGCTTCCGTGAATATCTTGTTCCAGTCTTGCTCATATCGTTCTTTGGCCATAAATAATGACATCATTTGCATATCCATCAAGAGCTGGGCTTCGAGTATATTCTGTGAGCGAGATCCAACCACTTCATCGATGATGATGACCTTCCCTTCTTTTTCCCCGTGGGCAATGGCCTCTCTGCATCGTGTCAGGATCTTCACGCAATCCTCGTCGCTCCAGTTATGCAGCACATACTACAAATCCAACAACAAATTAAGAGCTTCAGTTAGATTAAGGAGTACATTATTTTCTAAATTACTGCTCACAAATACGTATATATAAGAAAACCTGTGTATCTTTGTAGTCATATAGGAATGATAATACCTTAAGTAAAATGCGATCAGCAGGTGGAATGAACTCCATCATGTCCCCAGCAACAAACTCCACATTGTCGGTCTGAGCCGAGACGCCTTGGATCACATGTGGGAGGTCAATAACTGAGCACTTGACGTGTGGGAAGGCCTTGGTAATGGCCCTCGCCATCGTACCAGTCCCACCGGCGACGTCGACCAGCGAGGTTATCCCCTCGAACACCTCACCACACTCACGGACCACGAGGTCGGCCAGGTACCGGCTGTCGGCCGCCATGGCCTCGTTGAACGCCGAGTTAAACTCGGCGTCGTGGGCAGCAACGCCATACGGGGGCCGGCCGTTGGCCATCACGAACGGCGTGGCCTCGCGATCGCTCTGGAACCACTGCCCCAGCTGCAGGGCGGATCCAACAATCTGCGGCGTAGTAGTCATGAGAATGCACGACGACAGCTTCCACGCGCTCCCGCCGTTGATGCCAGCGTCGTTGACGAGGAGGCGAGACATTGTGTTTAGGTGGTACACGCAGgtcgccccgtcgccgccgttgGCAACAGCCACACCCTCCTCGGCCACAAAGATTCCTTCCGTGGCTAGCACCTTCATGAGGCGTGACAAGTAGGGCTGTTTGCttggagggagggggagggtggcAAGCAGGTCGGGCAAGGAGGCGCTGCCACCACAACGGTGGAGAGCATCAGCAACTCCAAGCTTGACAGCACTGTGCAATGCCATGGACTTGAGGTAGCCCAGGGAGTGGCGCACGAGGTCGGCCTCAGCTTGCATAAGCTCGgcgctgcttgccatggccatttCGTTAATTGGTTTTTGCCTAAGGGGATCGATGAAAACTTGGATGAGTATTCAATCTCATAAAGGTAGGATTTATAGGCCCGCTGCCAGCAGCCATCTGAAAGAATTGTAGCTTTCCTCCCACATATTTTTTAACCCATTGGCTGCACCTATCAGATGTATACAATTTAATTTTAAGAAGTTAGGCTGGTGGCATCGAATGTACTCTAGATAATATTTGTGAGGAAGAAAATATCGTTTTTTTTTCAAGAAAGAGTCCAGACAACAGTCCATCCATTCACTATGCTCGAGACAATATCATTTTCTGAAACTAAGTCGATCGAAGAAAACAGCCGATCTATCAAGCCACTCTGAACATAAGACAAGAGAAGGGCATATGTATGTATTGCTTTATTGTAGATACTATACATGCAGATCATCTAGCCGATGAGCTAGTGAGGTCATAGAAGCCGTGCGTAAAGAAAGGCAAAGGCGGGTAGATGCGCAGGCTCTATAGCACAACATCATCCAGGCTCTCGAGCACTTTTATTTCTAAAAGTGGGATAGCACCAACAAAACAGAAAGGATAAAGATAGGTAGATGGTTAAACGTAAGAAATGAAACATCTAACCTATAGATGGCCCAATCGCTAAAGTCCAGGAGAACCTCTCTAATACTATACGTAATACATAAGAATCGATTAACCAAAATAGTGGTGTGCCTGTAGAGTGTGGATGAGGACTGCAACAAGATCATAGTAAAGACAATATCCTTCAAGGGTGTAATGGTTTTTTTATATTAAAAGCAATTCTGTGACATAAAAAAATGGACCAACAAAACACTACAGCCCAACATGACTGAGTGGTTTCAAAGCTTGATCAATTCAAGTAAGATTCTCCACATACATTTTAAATACTAGTGGCGGCTAGGATATTATAAGCGGTGCCACAATATTATAAGCTATGTTGACCAGATATTATGATTTTTATTATTAAAAGGCAATTCTCGAACAAATGCTTGATGGTCTCACTAGAGTCGTAAGAAAAACATTTTCTAGATCCTTTCCAATTGCAACTTATTAGATTGTCCTTCATTAGTGGCGCACCCTGCCTTACATACTAAAGGAAATTTTAACCTTACTTGGGATTTTCAACTAATATATGAATTTACTATGACATCTAAGAGAAGACTCTACACCGGTCTTGTACTTGAACCGTATAGATAACTGCTAACTGTTTTCGGTTTGCAACAAAAGGTGTCACAACCTCTGATAATTGAACCCGTGATAACTGCTAACTGTTTTCGGTTTGCAACAAAAGGTGTCACAACCTCCGATCAGGCACTACTTTGTTGTCTTAGGTTATGGACCTCCCTAGCTCAATGAGTGGCAGATTTATCTCAAGGACCTGAACCAGCATGAAATTAGATTAGCAGGCAACAATAATTGTAAATAATCGCGTAATGGGCATTGAAAGGTTTGTTCCGTAGCGAATTCTTTCCTAGAACCATGTCTTCACTCAACTAAGAACCTTGGGACGGACCATGCTTATAAAATTTCCTAACTTCAATTGCCCCATGCCAATTTCTCCTTGGCCACCTAGTTTTTCCTATCCACCAAAGGCTAGTTTACACCCAATAGCTAGAATATTTTGGCTGGTTCCATATTTTGGTGCCTTTGTTTGAACCGCATCCTGTAGTCTACCATCACGCGTGTGTAGACTAACAACCCATGTGCCTTTAAAATTCACGGGTAATAGCTACTGCAGTCATCCACATGGCCATGTGTCTGAACGGTTGCATGATGATCAACTGCTCTCAAGCATGATTCTTCGTTGAACGGGGCAACTTCATGGGATCTTTTGTCAAACTCCTTTTTCTCAATGTTTTTTTAAAAACAACCTTGCCTAATTTATACGCCTGCTACTAGCAGCCGTGGATGCAGCCATGTGCATCACACGAGTACTTCTTTGTAACGTCGTTCTCTCACATTGTCTCAACGATTGGGAGGAGGTACCAGATGTATACAAGTAAATTTTATATGAAACACCACACGTTCATTCATTAGGGTCACACGTATTGATAGCTCAGCATGGTCTGATTGTGCGCATCTCATGTCAAGGTTGGCCGCAGATTATTAGTTATTACAGGTCATCAGTTGTAATTAGACTAATCTTTCATTCAGTCAAAATGTTTAGCCGCCCTTGTGTGATCATCACATAAATTAATTGTCCGGATTTTCTGACTTGTGCGTATGCAGATAAGGTCCAAGGTGGGAAATTGGTTTACATAATATATGTGTTGATCACCTTCATTATTGTTTTGGATTCACTTACACCTTAATTACGTACATGTCACCATTACTTAATTACCACATGTGTAGACTAACAGCCCATGTGCCTTTGTAATTCCCCGGTAATAGCTACCGTagtcacccacatggcatgtggcTGTAAGGGTGCATGATGACCAGTAGCTATTCGTTGAACCAGACAACTTGATGGGCTGTTTTTTCCTCCTTTTTCTTAGCAGGAGTATCGCCATTGTATTTAATTATGCGATTATATTATTTTATATATCAATATTTGAGCTATTTGTCCACATAAAAGTGACTAATAATATAGAAGAGAGCAGACGATATGTCGACAATTGCCCGAGTTCCTAAAAGCATTTACCGTGTGCGTATAATCCGTTCCTTGATGTGCAGCTTCCCTCACGACTATG is a window encoding:
- the LOC123042846 gene encoding acetylserotonin O-methyltransferase 3; protein product: MAMASSAELMQAEADLVRHSLGYLKSMALHSAVKLGVADALHRCGGSASLPDLLATLPLPPSKQPYLSRLMKVLATEGIFVAEEGVAVANGGDGATCVYHLNTMSRLLVNDAGINGGSAWKLSSCILMTTTPQIVGSALQLGQWFQSDREATPFVMANGRPPYGVAAHDAEFNSAFNEAMAADSRYLADLVVRECGEVFEGITSLVDVAGGTGTMARAITKAFPHVKCSVIDLPHVIQGVSAQTDNVEFVAGDMMEFIPPADRILLKYVLHNWSDEDCVKILTRCREAIAHGEKEGKVIIIDEVVGSRSQNILEAQLLMDMQMMSLFMAKERYEQDWNKIFTEAGFVNYKIRPILGVRSVIELYI